TTCACGCCAGTGGCTTTTCGGGTGGCCGTGGCATGCAAACAGCTCACAGGATGATTACAGATTATCGCCGCAAACGGATTATCGTCTGCCTGGTGCTGTCATTCTCCACCCTTGTCTGCACGCTCACTATTGGCTTTATTTCGCAGCGCAATTTAAATCAGCAGACCACCGCCTCCTTCGTGTCGCACGCTGTCGAGACGCTGGATAAGATCCTCCAGCCGCTGGAGACCGGGCGCGACGTGGTGCAACCGCTGATCGGCCTGCCCTGCGTTGAGGTCAATTTTTTACTGCGTAAACAGGCCGCCTCCCTGCAAACCGTGCGCTCGATTGGCTTGATCAAGGACGGTATTCTCTACTGCTCCAGCATGTTCGGTAATCGCGATATTCCCATCAGCCAGTTCCAGCCCCGACTGCCTTCCCCCGAGCCTTTACTGCTCCTCACCGCCGATCGGGCCCTGCTGAAGGGCAGCCCGGTGCTTATTCAGTGGTATCCGGTGCCCGGCGAAAGTGATGATGGGGTGATGGAGATTGTGAATATCGATCTTATCGCCAGGCTGCTGCTGGAGCCCGAGCTGCCGATCATCAACGACGTTAACCTCAGCGTGGGCGGTAAGCATCTGAACCATGAGCGCCAGCTCTCGGATGCGCTGATGTTTGACAGTGACGAGACGGTGTATCAGCAGGCCTCCAGCAATTTCCCGTTTACCATTACCGTTAACGGCCCTGGCCCGACGGATCTGGCCCTGAGAAGCCTGCCGTCACAGCTGCCGCTGGCGGCGATATTCACCATGCTGGTGGGCTATATCGCCTGGCTTGCCACCGCCAGCCGCATGAGTTTTACCCGGGAGATTAATTACGGGCTTGCTGCCGGTGAGTTTGAGCTGTTTTGCCAGCCGCTGATCGATGCCAAAAAGCAGGACTGCGTGGGGGTGGAGATTCTTCTGCGCTGGAACAACCCGCGGCAGGGGTGGATCGCCCCGGATATTTTTATCCCGCTGGCGGAGGAGCATAACCTGATTGTTCCCCTGACCCGCTATGTGCTGATCGAAACCGTCAGCCATCTGGCGATGTTTCCCACCGCGTCGGGATTTCATATTGGCATCAACGTGGCGGCCAAACATTTTCGCGACGGGATGCTGCTTCACGATCTGAACAGCGTCTGGTTCAGCGCCGAGCCCGCGCAGCAGCTGGTGATTGAGCTTACCGAGCGCGATACCCTGCTGGAGATGGATTACAACATTGTGGAGGCCCTGCATCAGAAAGGGGTCAAGCTGGCGATCGATGATTTCGGCACTGGCAACAGCTCGCTGTCGTGGCTGGAGAAGCTTAATCCGGAAGTGCTGAAAATTGATAAATCCTTCACCGCCGCGATTGGCACCGATGCCGTTAACTCGACGGTGACGGATATTATTATTGCTCTGGCCCAGCGCCTGAACATCGAGCTGGTGGCCGAAGGGGTGGAGACCTGCGATCAGGCAAGACATCTTCGCCTGCACGGCGTCGAAATTCTGCAGGGGTTCCTGTATGCGCGGCCTATGCCGCTGCGGGATTTCCCGCAGTGGCTGGCGGAGAGTTCACCTCCGCCACCCCCTCACAACGGGAACATGTTGCCGTCGTTACCCTGACTACTCTTCTTCGTCGTGGGCAGACTGCTCTTTAACAATGCGCACCAGGTCCACGCGGTAATCATTGGCGGTCACGATGGTTATCTTCAGCGGCGGTAATTCAAGCACATCACCGGTACGCGGGATCTGACCGTTAACGGCAATCACCAGACCGGCCACCGTCGCGATATCGTCATCGTGGTTAGTCAGATGTTCCAGACCCAGCGTATGCTGCAGCGCATGCAGATCGGTGGTGCCTTTTACCAGCCAGCCGTCACCATCATTGATGATTTCCGGCGTTTCGTCAGCATCCGGGAACTCACCGGCAATGGCTTCCAGGACGTCCAGCGGCGTCACCAGGCCCTGCACCACGCCAAACTCGTTGGTCACGATAACAAAGCTACCCCGGGCACGGCGCAGCACGCCCAGCAGGTTGATCGGGTCGAGGGTTTCCGGCACCACAATGGCAGGCGACGCAGAGGCGATAGCTTCTACATCCACGCCTTCTTCCAGCGCCACCAGCATCTCTTTAGCACGCACCACGCCGATGATCTCATCCAGCTCACCGCGACACACCGGGAACAGGCTGTGTGGCGAGGAGAGCAGCTGCTGGCGGATTTCATCCACGCTCAGGCTGGCATCGACCCAGCTGATCTCGCCGCGCGGAGTCATGATCCCACGCAGAGAGCGCGAGGCCAGCGACAGTACGCCGTTGATCATATAGCGCTCTTCTTCCACAAAGGCACCTTCCGGAACCGGCACCGGGACATGGTTATCGCTGTCCTGCTGCGCTTTGGCTTCACGGCGGCCGCCCATCAGACGCAGAATCGCATCAGCGGTACGGGCACGCAGCGGCTGGTTCGACTGCTGGCGAATAAAGTTGCGGCGGGCAATCTGGTTAAACATCTCTATAATGATCGAGAAACCAATTGCGGCGTACAGATAGCCTTTCGGAATATGGAAGCCGAAACCTTCTGCTACCAGGCTCAAACCAATCATCAGCAGGAAGCTCAGACAGAGCACCACCACGGTCGGATGCTGGTTGACGAATCGTGTCAACGGCTTCGAGGCGAGCAACATCACCGCCATCGCAATGACCACGGCGGCCATCATCACCGGCAGATGGTTCACCATACCGACGGCGGTAATCACCGCGTCGAGGGAGAAGACGGCGTCCAGCACCACAATTTGCATCACCACTACCCAGAAGCTGGCGTAGCCTTTGCCGTGTCCGTCGTCATGCTGGCGGTTTTCCAGCCGTTCATGAAGCTCGGTGGTGGCTTTGAAGAGCAGGAATATACCCCCCCAGCAGCATGATGAGGTCACGCCCTGAGAAGGTGAAATCGAATGCAGTGAACAGCGGTTGCGTCAGCGTCACCATCCAGGAGATGACCGACAGCAGCGCAAGACGCATGATCAGCGCCAGTGACAGGCCGATTAAACGGGCTTTATCGCGTTGTTTAGGCGGCAGTTTATCCGCAAGGATAGCAATAAACACCAGGTTATCGATGCCGAGTACGATCTCAAGCACGACCAGCGTGAGCAATCCCACCCAGATCTGCGGGTCCATTAAGAATTCCATGACAAGCTCCTGCTAAAGGAATGGCAAAACGGCGCCGCGGTAATGTCGAGCGAAACGGTAAAAGGCGTAAACAGTGAGTGGCGCGAATCGCCGGTAAGGCTGGCCAGAATTGGCCGGATGTGTGACTGGCGTCGGTGACGGTCCATACAGTGGGCTACTGCCCAATACTCCTGACAAGTAAACGGACGCTAAACATATCAGAGACCTGGGCTTTATGGCAAAGATTTACTTTCCTTTGCAAACAGATGTTTCAGCGCTTTTTTTTGATCACAGAAATATCTCATTGGCTTAGGCTAAATTACGGATCTTCATCACATAAATTATTTTTTCACTGTCTAAAATAAATCGCGTAAGTATTAGTTCATTGAACTCTAACCCTTATCTGAATCGATTCGTTCTTTCGAAGATGATCACTAATGTCCTGACGCGTTTTGGACATTAACGATAATAAAAGGAGGTAGCAAGTGACTATTGCTATTGTTATAGGCACACATGGTTGGGCTGCAGAGCAGTTACTTAAAACCGCAGAAATGCTTTTAGGCGAACAGGAAAACGTCGGTTGGATCGATTTCGTTCCCGGTGAAAACGCCGAGACACTGATAGAAAAATACACGGCTCAACTGTCCAGACTGGATACCAGCAGCGGCGTATTGTTCCTTGTTGACACATGGGGTGGCAGCCCGTTTAACGCCGCCAGCCGCATTGTGGTCGATAAAGATCAGTATGAGGTGGTCGCCGGGGTCAATATTCCGATGCTGGTTGAAACCCTGATGGCACGCGACGACAACCCGAGCTTTGACGAGCTGGTGGCGCTGGCGGTCGAAACCGGTCGCGAAGGTGTGAAAGCGCTGAAAGCGAAGCCGGTCGAGGTTGCAAAACCTGCGCCGGTTGCTGCCGCTGCGGCGAAACCCACCGCCCCGCTTAAGCCAATGGGTCCGAATGATTACATGCAGATTGGCCTTGCGCGTATCGACGACCGTCTGATCCATGGTCAGGTAGCGACACGCTGGACCAAAGAGACCAACGTCCAGCGCATCATCGTGGTCAGCGATGAAGTGGCCGCCGATACGGTCCGTAAAACCCTTCTTACTCAGGTAGCCCCACCGGGCGTGACCGCCCACGTGGTGGACGTCGCCAAAATGATCCGCGTATACAACAACCCGAAATATGCCGGCGAACGCATCATGCTGCTGTTTACCAATCCGACCGACGTGGAACGCGTTGTCGAAGGCGGCGTGAACATCAAGTCCGTCAACATTGGGGGTATGGCGTTTCGTCAGGGTAAAACCCAGGTGAATAACGCGATTTCAGTCGATGAGAAGGATATCGAAGCCTTTAACAAACTGAATGCACGCGGTATTGAACTGGAAGCCCGTAAGGTTTCCACCGACCAGAAACTGAAAATGATGGATTTGATCGGCAAAGTCGGGAAATAACCCTGCGCTGATTTTCACATAAAGCTTATGTCATAGGAGAAGTACAATGGAGATTACCACTCTTCAGATTGTGCTGGTGTTCGTCGTCGCTTGTATAGCGGGTATGGAATCCGTACTTGATGAATTTCAGTTTCACCGTCCGCTGGTTGCCTGTACGTTAATCGGCGCCGTTCTCGGGGATATGAAAACCGGTATCATCATCGGTGGTACCCTGGAAATGATCGCCCTCGGCTGGATGAACATCGGTGCTGCGGTTGCACCGGATGCGGCGCTCGCCTCCATCATCTCTACCGTTCTGGTTATCGCCGGCCATCAAAATATCGGTGCCGGTATCGCGCTGGCTATTCCGCTGGCAGCTGCAGGCCAGGTTCTGACCATCATCGTGCGTACCATCACCGTTGCGTTCCAGCATGCGGCTGATAAGGCGGCGGAGAATGGCAACCTGACGGCCCTCTCCTGGATCCACGTCTCATCCCTGTTCCTGCAGGCGATGCGTATCGCCATCCCGGCGGTGATCGTGGCGATTTCTGTGGGCACCAGCGAAGTCCAGAGCATGCTGAACGCCATTCCTGAGGTGGTGACCGGCGGTCTGAACATTGCCGGCGGCATGATCGTGGTTGTTGGTTACGCGATGGTCATCAACATGATGCGCGCAGGCTATCTGATGCCGTTCTTCTACCTCGGCTTTGTTACTGCGGCATTCACCAACTTCAACCTGGTCGCACTGGGCGTGATTGGTGCAGTAATGGCTATCCTCTACATCCAGCTGAGCCCGAAATATAACCGCGTAGCCGGTGGTGCACAGGTTGCTGGTAATAACGATCTCGATAACGAACTGGACTAGCAGGTGAGCGACATGGTTGATATGACTAAAACTACCCCTCAGAAAAAACTGACTCCAGGGGATATTCGTGGCGTGTTCATCCGTTCTAACCTGTTCCAGGGTTCATGGAACTTCGAACGTATGCAGGCGCTGGGCTTTTGCTTCTCGATGGTGCCGGCGATCAAACGCCTGTACCCGGAAAACAACGAAGCGCGTCGCCAGGCGATTAAGCGTCACCTGGAATTCTTCAATACCCATCCTTACGTTGCCGCCCCGGTACTGGGCGTAACCCTGGCGATGGAAGAGCAGCGTGCGAACGGTGCCGAGATCGACGATGGTGCCATCAACGGTATCAAAGTCGGTCTGATGGGGCCGCTGGCAGGCGTGGGTGACCCGATCTTCTGGGGTACCGTACGTCCGGTCTTCGCAGCGCTGGGTGCCGGTATCGCCATGAGCGGCAGCCTGCTCGGTCCGCTGCTGTTCTTCATCCTGTTCAACGTGGTGCGTCTGGCGACCCGTTACTACGGCGTGGCGTACGGCTACCGTAAAGGCGTGGATATCGTTCAGGATATGGGCGGCGGCTTCCTGCAGAAACTGACTGAGGGGGCGTCAATCCTCGGCCTGTTTGTCATGGGGGCGCTGGTAAACAAGTGGACGCACGTTAACATCCCGCTGGTGGTCTCCACCATCACCGGCCAGGATGGTCAGACGCGCGTCACCACCGTGCAAACCATCCTTGACCAGCTGATGCCGGGCCTGGTGCCGCTGCTGTTAACCTTCGCCTGTATGTGGCTGCTGCGTAAGAAAGTCAATGCGCTGTGGATCATCGTCGGCTTCTTCGTTATCGGTATCGTAGGTTACGCTATCGGTCTGCTGGGCCTGTAAGGTTTCACTGAATACCCCGGGGGCATGTAAGCCCCCGTTTTTTTTATCCGGAGGATGAATGACGGTCACGGACATCGTACTGGTTATCTTTATTGTTGCCCTTCTGGCGTATGCCATCTACGACGAATTGATCATGCCCCGCCGCAACGGCGCGACCTTGCTGACGATCCCCCTGCTGCGCCGCGGCCGCGTTGATGCCGTCATCTTTGCCGGCCTGCTGATGATCCTGATTTATAACAACGTGATGAGCCAGGGGGGCGTTATTAACCACATGGTTATTATGTGCCCTGGCATTAATGGCGTTTTATCTGTTCTGGATGCGGGTGCCAAAAATAATCTTCAAATCCACTGGATTCTTTTTCGCCAATGTCTGGATAGAATATAACCGCATTAAAGAGATGAATTTATCGGAAGACGGCGTGCTGGTGATGCAATTAGAGCAGCGCCGTCTGCTTGTCCGGGTGAAGAATATTGACGACCTGGAGAAGATATACAAATTACTTGTTAAAACTCAATGAGATAAAATAATAGCACTGGCTATATTTCGATGGAAAAAGCTTCCTGTCATATAGCCAAAGCTATATTTTATTGGTGAATACACGCCATATTATTAACGTTATTTTCACATCAAAATCTAAATGAAAATCGTTATCAACCAGCCGGGAGAATAATACTTTCCGGTTGTTGTTTTAACTTCTCAAAATATGTTAAGGTTGCGCCCGTCGTTGGGGAGTAGCCGATTTCCGGTATACCGGAAATGTACGTGTCAACATACTCGTTGCAAAACGTGGCACGTACGGATTGTTTCTGCACAGGCAGAGCGATCAGGCGAGACCATAGACGCATCAACTGCTGTTTACTGGGGGCAGTGATGTGTCATATGGATATTCCCGGTCTGGACGCGCTGATGAACCTCTCTGCAACACTTCTTCTGGCCTTTGGTATGTCGATGGATGCATTCGCTGCTTCCATGGGTAAAGGCGCCACGCTCCACAAACCTAAATTCTCTGAAGCCCTGCGTACCGGTCTTATCTTTGGTGCTATCGAAACCCTGACGCCGCTGATCGGCTGGGGTCTGGGGATGCTCGCCAGCCAGTTCGTGCTGGAGTGGAACCACTGGATCGCCTTTATCCTGCTGACCTTCCTCGGCGGGCGTATGGTTATCGAAGGCATTCGTAATGATGTCGATGAAGATGAGCCCGTACACCGTCACGGCTTCTGGCTGTTGGTCACTACCGCCATCGCCACCAGCCTTGATGCGATGGCGGTCGGCGTGGGGCTGGCATTCCTGCAGGTGAACATCATTGCCACCGCGCTGGCGATTGGCTGCGCGACCTTAATCATGTCCACCCTGGGGATGATGATTGGCCGGTTTATCGGCCCGCTGTTAGGCAAACGCGCCGAGATCCTCGGCGGACTGGTGTTAATCGGTATCGGCGCTCAAATCATGTGGAGCCACTTCGCCGGTTAACCGACGCGCTGCCAGCAGTGGATGCTAAAATCTGTCTGGCAGCTGAAAATTTCCTGTTTTGCCAGCGTCTCCCACACCTCCGGTTTTGCCCGCCACGCAAACGGCGTCATCTGCAACAGCGCCACCGCCTCTGTTCCGCTCAACGACATGTTATACGCCAGCGACTGCTCCTCCCGGAGCGCAAAGCCTGCCAGCTGCTCTGAGTGCGGCGCATGCAGCAGGACGTCGCTGTAAATCAGCCCCTTCAGCTCCATCAGGTGACGCGGACCCGGCGTGACGGTGATCACCCAGCCGCCCTCTTTTACCACCCGGGCCAGCTCTTCCCCTTTGCAGGGGGCGTAGATGCGGATCACCGCATCCATACTGCTCTCTTCGAACGGCAGACGGTGGCTGGACGCCACGCAAAAAGTCACCTGCGAATAGCGTTTGGCCGCAGCCCGGATAGCCGATTTAGAGACATCCAGACCAAAGGTCGCGGCACCCTTTTCCTGTGCGGTATCGGCAAAGGCGGCGGTGTAATACCCTTCCCCGCAGCCGATATCGAGGATCGATGTCGCCCCGTCAGACAGTAAGGCCGCCAGCTTACCGGCGACCTCGTCGCGCAGGGGCTGATAATGGCCGGCATCGAGAAAAGCTCTGCGAGCCTGCATCATCTCCGCGCTGTCGCCCGGATCCCGGGAACGTTTATGCTGCACCGGGAGCAGATTGACATAGCCCTCTTTCGCCATATCGTACCGATGCCCCTGCGGGCAGGCGTAACTTTTATCCGTGTGCGTCAGGGGCGCGTGGCAAAGAGGACAGCAGAATGTCATGGTAACTCCGGGCAATCATAAAGGGCGAAAGTGTACCGCTAATCGCCCCGCTATAAAACGGCCTTAACGCATTACGATAAGATGGCTGGAATCGGCCGGTAAGCCATCAGGTTTGATGTTTTCGATGCGCAGCACGTCACCCATAATCTGGCTGAACACCGGTGCCGAGACCGCCCCGCCGTAATAGGCACCGTTTTGCGGATCGTTGATCACCACCGCAAGGGCAAATACCGGACGACTGGCGGGCGCGACGCCCGCGGTATAGGCCACGTATTTATCAACATAGTTGCCGGCATCATCGATTTTCTTCGCGGTGCCGGTTTTCACCGCCACCCGGTAATCACGCACCGCCGCTTTGACTCCACCGCCACCCGGCAGTGCCACGCTCTCCATCATGTGCTCCACCTCCTGCACAATAGAGGCGGGCATCACCTGGGTGCCGATGACCGGCGGGTCAATGCGGGTGATGGAGAGCGGGCGCTCCAGGCCATAGCTGCCAATGGTGGCGTAGACGTGAGCCAGCTGGAGCGGGGTGACCATCAGGCCATAGCCAAAAGCAAAGGTGGCGCGATCGAGCTGGCTCCAGAATTTACGCTCGGGCAGCAGGCCGCTGCTCTCCCCGGTTAAGCCGAGGCCGGTAGAGCGGCCAAAGCCGAACCCGTGATAGGTATCCAGCAGCCGCTGGATCGGCATCGCCAGCGAGAGGCGGGACACGCCGGTATCGCTCGATTTTTGCAGAATACCGGTCAGGGTAAGCTCCGGGTAGTACCCGACGTCGCGGATGCGGTGCCCGGCCAGGGTGTAGGGATGGGTGTCGATAACGCTGTCCGGCTGCACCAGCCCCTGCTGTAGCGCGGTCATCAGCACCAGCGGCTTGACGGTGGAGCCCGGTTCAAAGGTGTCGCTGATGGCGCGATTACGAAAATCATTCAGCGTGGCACCGTCACGGTTATTCGGGTTGAAATCCGGGAAGCTGGCCATCGCCAGGATCTCCCCGGTCTGGACGTTTATCAGCACCGCCGCGCCCGACTCCGCTTTGTTCCACGCCACGGCATTGTCCAGCGCATCTTCTGTGAGCGTCTGCAGCCGCTCATCAATGCTCAGCTGAATGTTGTGCGCGGGGACCGGCGGGACTTCGGTAATATTTTCGATCACATGCCCGTAGCGATCTTCGCGGACGCGTCGCAATCCGGGTTTGCCGGTAAGCTGCGTATTAAAGCTTTTCTCGATCCCTTCGATGCCCTGCCCGTCGATGTTGGTAAAGCCGATCAGGTTGGCCGCCACGTGTCCGGCCGGGTAAAAACGTCGGGACTCATCGCGCAGGCTGATACCCGGCAGATGGAGTTTTTCGATCCACTGGGCCTGGGCGGGATCCACCTGGCGGGCCAGATAGATAAAACGCCCCTGCGGATTGCTGTTGATCCGCGCGGCAAGGCTGGTGAGCGACAGATGCAGGGCGCTGGCTAACGCCTGCCAGCGATCGTCAAACCCGACCCCGCCTTTCGCCAGAACCGTTTTGGGATCGGCCCACACCGCCTGTACCGGCACGCTCACCGCCAGCGGTCGCCCCTCCCTGTCGACAATCATCCCTCTCGGGGCGTTAATCGCCACCTCACGCAGCGAGCGCATATCCTCCTGCTTAACCAGCGGATCCGGTTTCACGATCTGCAGCCAGGCAACGCGCCCCAGCAGGAAGACCAGGCTGCCAAAAATGGCCAGACAGAGAAGGGCAAAACGTAACGGGGTGAAGTTTGCTGCGGGATTGACGGGTTTCTTTTTCACCAGGGCTCCAGGGCTGAATAACAACGCCCTGATTTAACGGCAAATTTGCACCCTGAGGGGGGAAAACAATGCTAATACTCTCGCAGCTTTGCAACAAACTGCAAACAGAGACGCAGGTGGTAACACTTTGAAAAAATTGCATTAAAAAGCCCCGCATTCGCGAGGCTTTAACTCTGCAACTGAAACGTCGGAACGCTTCAGACCAGGCAGGGGTTCGATCAGATAGCGGTTACGTTAACAGCAGCCGGACCTTTCTGGCCGTCCTGAATTTCGAACTCAACGTTCTGGCCTTCGGCCAGAGTTTTGAAGCCGTTACCCTGGATTGCAGAGAAGTGTACGAACACATCTTTGCTGCCGTCAGCAGGAGTAATGAAACCAAAACCTTTAGACTCGTTGAACCACTTAACTTGACCTTTAATCTTTGCCATTTGCAAAATTCCTTAGAATGTTTTCTTAGCCCGCGGGCATTCACTGAGATAAAACTGAGACATTACTGCATGAGGCACTAATATAAGGTTCGGCAGAGAAGCGGTATTCAACGACAACGTGTTTACTCAGGACTTCTTTACTGAAAATGCCACACATAAACAGAACTGTACCTCGTTTGACCCAAACCGTGTTATCACACACAACTTAAATAATGGCAAGCCATTTTTAAACGTGTCTCGATCAGCCGCACAAATTCAGGGACTGATTTGCCACAATCTGCACAGTAATGCACTTACGTGTATACATAGCCCGTCTGTTGCTCGATCAGTAACCGTCAGGGTAGACGCTGTTATCAAAGACTTTTTTTACCTTAGACCAATAACTTCACGTCGTCCAGCAAGTGAGACCAATTTCGTGCGCCGGTTATTTCAGTTAGAACATTTAGTAAGAAGTTATGCTGATTTGATCGTAACGGCAGGCATTTGTTTCTTTGTAAAAAAACAGCGTTAAGCGCTTCGCTTGTTTAACTTATATACACCGCAACGTTGATTGTCGCTATGCACCAAAATAATGATATTTTTATGAACATGGCTCAAAAAAAAGCAATCAAAACGTTTCGATTAAAATAAAATATGATCAACGTCGGTTTAATAAGGAATAAGTACTAACCGAACAAAGAATAGTTTATATGGATAAATATTGACCAATACGCAAGGGCTGAAATTTTTCACCCGGCAGCGATAAATCCGCCAGTGCCCGAGCAAGCTCTCTGACCGGCTCATCCAGCGACTCATCCGCCAGTTCAAACACGCCCCAGTGGATCGGGATCGCCGTCGGCATCCCCAGTTGTTGCCAGAGCGCTACCGCCGCCTGTGGATCCATATGATGAACCGACATGAACCAGCGTGGTGCATAGGCGCCAACGGGTATCGCAATGGTGTCCAGTTTCCCCAGCCTTTGCGGGATGGTCAGCAGCTCCGGGGTGTAGCCGGTATCACCGCTGAACCAGAAGCGCTGGTTTTGCCCCTCAAAGACCCAGCCACACCAGAGCGAGCGGTTGCGATCCCACAGGGTGCGCATGCTCCAGTGCTGCGCCGGGACGGCGGTGAACCCCAGCCCTTCATAGGTAAAGCTCTGCCACCAGTCCAGCTCGACGACCTGTTTCGCCCCGCGCCGACGGCACCACTCTCCCAGACCTAACGGAACGAAAATAGTCAGCTGTGGGAAGCGCCGCAGAAGCTGGCGGATCGTGGCGGAGTCCAGGTGATCAAAGTGGTTATGGGAAATGACCAGCGCATCGAGTTGCGGAAGCGCCGCGACGCTCATCACCGACGGCGTTTTTCTGATCGGTCCGGCAAAGGGGACCGGGGAGGCTCGGCGGGAAAACACCGGATCGGTGAGAATGTATTTTCCGTTCAGGCGCAGCAGCAGGCTGGCATGTCCCAGAAACCAGA
This Leclercia sp. S52 DNA region includes the following protein-coding sequences:
- a CDS encoding EAL domain-containing protein, which translates into the protein MQTAHRMITDYRRKRIIVCLVLSFSTLVCTLTIGFISQRNLNQQTTASFVSHAVETLDKILQPLETGRDVVQPLIGLPCVEVNFLLRKQAASLQTVRSIGLIKDGILYCSSMFGNRDIPISQFQPRLPSPEPLLLLTADRALLKGSPVLIQWYPVPGESDDGVMEIVNIDLIARLLLEPELPIINDVNLSVGGKHLNHERQLSDALMFDSDETVYQQASSNFPFTITVNGPGPTDLALRSLPSQLPLAAIFTMLVGYIAWLATASRMSFTREINYGLAAGEFELFCQPLIDAKKQDCVGVEILLRWNNPRQGWIAPDIFIPLAEEHNLIVPLTRYVLIETVSHLAMFPTASGFHIGINVAAKHFRDGMLLHDLNSVWFSAEPAQQLVIELTERDTLLEMDYNIVEALHQKGVKLAIDDFGTGNSSLSWLEKLNPEVLKIDKSFTAAIGTDAVNSTVTDIIIALAQRLNIELVAEGVETCDQARHLRLHGVEILQGFLYARPMPLRDFPQWLAESSPPPPPHNGNMLPSLP
- the manX gene encoding PTS mannose transporter subunit IIAB, yielding MTIAIVIGTHGWAAEQLLKTAEMLLGEQENVGWIDFVPGENAETLIEKYTAQLSRLDTSSGVLFLVDTWGGSPFNAASRIVVDKDQYEVVAGVNIPMLVETLMARDDNPSFDELVALAVETGREGVKALKAKPVEVAKPAPVAAAAAKPTAPLKPMGPNDYMQIGLARIDDRLIHGQVATRWTKETNVQRIIVVSDEVAADTVRKTLLTQVAPPGVTAHVVDVAKMIRVYNNPKYAGERIMLLFTNPTDVERVVEGGVNIKSVNIGGMAFRQGKTQVNNAISVDEKDIEAFNKLNARGIELEARKVSTDQKLKMMDLIGKVGK
- a CDS encoding PTS mannose/fructose/sorbose transporter subunit IIC, which gives rise to MEITTLQIVLVFVVACIAGMESVLDEFQFHRPLVACTLIGAVLGDMKTGIIIGGTLEMIALGWMNIGAAVAPDAALASIISTVLVIAGHQNIGAGIALAIPLAAAGQVLTIIVRTITVAFQHAADKAAENGNLTALSWIHVSSLFLQAMRIAIPAVIVAISVGTSEVQSMLNAIPEVVTGGLNIAGGMIVVVGYAMVINMMRAGYLMPFFYLGFVTAAFTNFNLVALGVIGAVMAILYIQLSPKYNRVAGGAQVAGNNDLDNELD
- a CDS encoding PTS mannose transporter subunit IID, with protein sequence MVDMTKTTPQKKLTPGDIRGVFIRSNLFQGSWNFERMQALGFCFSMVPAIKRLYPENNEARRQAIKRHLEFFNTHPYVAAPVLGVTLAMEEQRANGAEIDDGAINGIKVGLMGPLAGVGDPIFWGTVRPVFAALGAGIAMSGSLLGPLLFFILFNVVRLATRYYGVAYGYRKGVDIVQDMGGGFLQKLTEGASILGLFVMGALVNKWTHVNIPLVVSTITGQDGQTRVTTVQTILDQLMPGLVPLLLTFACMWLLRKKVNALWIIVGFFVIGIVGYAIGLLGL
- the mntP gene encoding manganese efflux pump MntP, with the protein product MNLSATLLLAFGMSMDAFAASMGKGATLHKPKFSEALRTGLIFGAIETLTPLIGWGLGMLASQFVLEWNHWIAFILLTFLGGRMVIEGIRNDVDEDEPVHRHGFWLLVTTAIATSLDAMAVGVGLAFLQVNIIATALAIGCATLIMSTLGMMIGRFIGPLLGKRAEILGGLVLIGIGAQIMWSHFAG
- the rlmA gene encoding 23S rRNA (guanine(745)-N(1))-methyltransferase, with product MTFCCPLCHAPLTHTDKSYACPQGHRYDMAKEGYVNLLPVQHKRSRDPGDSAEMMQARRAFLDAGHYQPLRDEVAGKLAALLSDGATSILDIGCGEGYYTAAFADTAQEKGAATFGLDVSKSAIRAAAKRYSQVTFCVASSHRLPFEESSMDAVIRIYAPCKGEELARVVKEGGWVITVTPGPRHLMELKGLIYSDVLLHAPHSEQLAGFALREEQSLAYNMSLSGTEAVALLQMTPFAWRAKPEVWETLAKQEIFSCQTDFSIHCWQRVG
- the ftsI gene encoding peptidoglycan glycosyltransferase FtsI yields the protein MKKKPVNPAANFTPLRFALLCLAIFGSLVFLLGRVAWLQIVKPDPLVKQEDMRSLREVAINAPRGMIVDREGRPLAVSVPVQAVWADPKTVLAKGGVGFDDRWQALASALHLSLTSLAARINSNPQGRFIYLARQVDPAQAQWIEKLHLPGISLRDESRRFYPAGHVAANLIGFTNIDGQGIEGIEKSFNTQLTGKPGLRRVREDRYGHVIENITEVPPVPAHNIQLSIDERLQTLTEDALDNAVAWNKAESGAAVLINVQTGEILAMASFPDFNPNNRDGATLNDFRNRAISDTFEPGSTVKPLVLMTALQQGLVQPDSVIDTHPYTLAGHRIRDVGYYPELTLTGILQKSSDTGVSRLSLAMPIQRLLDTYHGFGFGRSTGLGLTGESSGLLPERKFWSQLDRATFAFGYGLMVTPLQLAHVYATIGSYGLERPLSITRIDPPVIGTQVMPASIVQEVEHMMESVALPGGGGVKAAVRDYRVAVKTGTAKKIDDAGNYVDKYVAYTAGVAPASRPVFALAVVINDPQNGAYYGGAVSAPVFSQIMGDVLRIENIKPDGLPADSSHLIVMR
- the cspE gene encoding transcription antiterminator/RNA stability regulator CspE; this translates as MAKIKGQVKWFNESKGFGFITPADGSKDVFVHFSAIQGNGFKTLAEGQNVEFEIQDGQKGPAAVNVTAI
- a CDS encoding MBL fold metallo-hydrolase; this translates as MAWSNPWYNASLAHHTPQGFRNVDGAEHQPGDVERWQKERKAAGLPKPPERGYDKFIRQWWQPVTLNTDEEDGVWFLGHASLLLRLNGKYILTDPVFSRRASPVPFAGPIRKTPSVMSVAALPQLDALVISHNHFDHLDSATIRQLLRRFPQLTIFVPLGLGEWCRRRGAKQVVELDWWQSFTYEGLGFTAVPAQHWSMRTLWDRNRSLWCGWVFEGQNQRFWFSGDTGYTPELLTIPQRLGKLDTIAIPVGAYAPRWFMSVHHMDPQAAVALWQQLGMPTAIPIHWGVFELADESLDEPVRELARALADLSLPGEKFQPLRIGQYLSI